The following proteins are encoded in a genomic region of Dialister hominis:
- a CDS encoding AAA family ATPase, with amino-acid sequence MASAFDESYQESLNALRTLQSNYDTKMKALVALYQGNLDDAYPKAEELAVYGTKLAELQSRILENNQLIADKISSPVKVIELKDADAIISELDALVLQINRQIQNNNDIVAAKSSKQSECNRMVWEKIAFILKDYVADYIASKKKIEDEEAVLQEKVKDLQTQYRSLTQEINDLNAGIINTADTVRSMNGYLKDSGFEGFSLHEKEGVKGGYEVIRDDGKVAVNLSEGERNFIAFLYFYHVVHGMRSETDSGKNKIVVIDDPVSSMDSSALFIVGSLVREMIGICANVADPVENENPIFAGRYIKQIFILTHNVYFHREITYQQVGYYDCTTFYMIRKTANISRVHICERPKDKAKTEYENYNPVQSSYAALWEELRDADSVIPALNVMRRILESYFLQLCGYEGTSLREQLLEDPENRKNFIKEVPGGQPDMTDYELASTMLAYINNPNGITDGLNLVVEDYDDVDMYKRVFKQIFYVMHQNQHYDMMTAAVKKHNE; translated from the coding sequence ATGGCAAGCGCATTTGATGAAAGCTATCAGGAGTCGCTAAACGCACTGCGTACTCTGCAGTCTAACTATGACACGAAAATGAAAGCTCTTGTTGCGCTGTACCAAGGCAATCTTGACGACGCCTATCCCAAGGCAGAGGAACTGGCCGTTTACGGAACAAAATTGGCAGAGCTTCAATCCCGCATTCTCGAAAACAATCAGCTGATTGCCGATAAGATTTCTTCACCGGTAAAGGTAATAGAGCTGAAGGATGCCGATGCGATTATTTCAGAACTGGATGCGTTGGTCTTACAAATCAACAGACAGATTCAGAATAATAATGACATTGTCGCTGCAAAATCCAGCAAGCAAAGTGAGTGCAACCGCATGGTCTGGGAAAAGATCGCCTTCATCCTGAAGGACTATGTTGCCGACTATATCGCTTCGAAAAAGAAGATCGAGGATGAAGAAGCGGTGCTGCAGGAAAAGGTCAAGGATCTCCAGACACAATATCGCTCTCTGACACAGGAGATAAACGACCTGAATGCCGGGATTATCAACACGGCTGATACGGTACGAAGCATGAATGGCTACCTGAAAGACTCCGGATTCGAAGGATTCAGCCTGCACGAAAAAGAAGGCGTCAAAGGCGGATATGAAGTCATACGCGATGACGGTAAAGTGGCCGTGAATCTAAGTGAGGGCGAGCGCAACTTCATCGCGTTCCTCTACTTCTATCATGTAGTTCACGGCATGCGGTCAGAAACAGACTCTGGCAAAAACAAGATCGTCGTAATCGATGATCCGGTTTCAAGTATGGACAGCAGCGCCCTCTTCATCGTAGGTTCGCTGGTCAGGGAAATGATAGGAATATGTGCAAATGTTGCTGATCCGGTTGAAAACGAGAATCCGATATTCGCTGGAAGGTACATCAAGCAGATTTTCATCCTGACGCACAACGTGTACTTCCATAGAGAGATAACCTATCAGCAGGTCGGCTATTATGATTGCACCACGTTTTATATGATTCGGAAGACCGCCAATATCTCGCGTGTACATATTTGCGAAAGGCCAAAGGACAAAGCCAAGACCGAGTATGAAAACTACAATCCGGTGCAGAGCTCTTATGCGGCTCTGTGGGAGGAACTACGTGATGCAGATTCTGTAATTCCGGCGCTCAACGTGATGCGCAGGATTCTCGAGTCGTATTTCCTGCAGCTTTGCGGATACGAAGGTACCAGTCTTCGGGAGCAGCTGCTCGAAGATCCAGAGAACAGAAAGAACTTTATTAAGGAAGTTCCAGGTGGCCAGCCAGATATGACCGACTACGAGCTTGCTTCGACTATGCTTGCTTATATCAACAATCCGAACGGCATCACAGACGGCTTGAATCTTGTGGTCGAGGATTATGACGATGTGGACATGTACAAACGAGTATTCAAGCAGATCTTTTACGTCATGCATCAGAACCAACACTATGACATGATGACAGCTGCGGTCAAGAAACATAATGAATAA
- a CDS encoding SAM-dependent DNA methyltransferase, protein MPKQIKSKERVAEHGEVFTNEREVNAMLDLVKSETDRIESRFLEPACGDGNFLAEILRRKLARVKRQYKKNNSEYTKNAFLALTSIYGIDIQEDNVKECRERLFKIWDEAYTKQVKKEASDEIRGAARYILQKNILCGDALTLMQNDGTPIIFSQWDFTVGYRMRRRDFTLDALMRDEEPEKVEDTGQMNFMDVLAEKKKQGWDYDAETHGWTPAPIREFPSVDYWEVQYVTES, encoded by the coding sequence ATGCCAAAACAAATAAAATCAAAGGAACGAGTCGCGGAACACGGCGAGGTTTTCACGAATGAGCGTGAAGTCAATGCCATGCTCGATCTCGTGAAAAGCGAGACCGACCGGATTGAGAGCCGGTTTTTGGAGCCAGCATGTGGCGATGGAAACTTCCTTGCGGAGATTCTCCGCCGGAAGCTTGCACGGGTGAAGCGACAATATAAGAAGAATAATTCCGAATACACGAAGAACGCTTTTCTGGCGCTTACGAGTATCTACGGAATTGATATACAGGAAGACAATGTCAAGGAATGCCGCGAACGGCTATTCAAGATCTGGGACGAAGCCTATACAAAGCAGGTCAAGAAGGAAGCCAGCGACGAAATACGCGGTGCAGCAAGGTACATTCTGCAGAAGAACATCCTGTGCGGTGATGCGCTCACGCTCATGCAAAATGACGGTACGCCGATCATCTTTTCTCAATGGGACTTCACAGTTGGTTACCGGATGCGGCGGAGGGACTTCACGCTCGATGCACTGATGCGTGATGAGGAACCGGAAAAGGTTGAAGATACTGGCCAGATGAATTTTATGGATGTTCTGGCCGAGAAAAAGAAACAGGGATGGGATTACGACGCCGAGACACACGGATGGACTCCGGCACCGATCAGAGAGTTTCCGTCCGTAGATTACTGGGAGGTTCAATATGTCACTGAATCCTGA
- a CDS encoding Eco57I restriction-modification methylase domain-containing protein produces the protein MSLNPDLFTSVYKPDVLSCLADLSNDEVFTPPDVANKMLDMLPQELFRDPNTKFLDPACKSGVFLREIAKRLIAGLADKIPNLQERCDWIFKNQLYGIAITELTSLLSRRSVYCSKYPNSSFSITQFDDIQGNVLFHKVKHKWDRNDSKGHCIYCGISYGNELNDIKREGMENHAYEFIHTLHPEEIFNMKFDVIISNPPYQLSDGGGGAGKSASPIYQKFVQQAKKLNPRYMTMITPSRWLNGGKGLDSYRQEMLQDKRLVKLVDYADSKDCFPGVDIPGGISYFLWSRDSSNDDCTIVNVNKGGIETSMVRNLNEFPTFIRNNEAVAIVRKVKAFKEKTMADQVLSRRPFGLDSATPFDEDGDVTLRSSKGLGKIRHACITQGKNILNKWKVIVSKVSFEHAGVPDKNGQMRVLSVVQKLPPNSACTESYLVAGVYEDEEQADNLISYLNTKFARFLMMQMLASMNMSKSSYSYVPVQDFSRPWSDKELYEKYNLSGAEQTYIEDAILPMPGEGGED, from the coding sequence ATGTCACTGAATCCTGATTTATTTACAAGCGTATACAAACCGGACGTCCTGTCTTGCCTTGCAGACCTGTCGAACGATGAGGTCTTCACTCCGCCAGATGTCGCCAACAAGATGCTCGACATGCTGCCGCAGGAGCTATTCCGCGATCCGAATACGAAGTTCCTCGATCCAGCCTGCAAATCCGGAGTGTTCCTCCGCGAAATCGCGAAGCGTCTGATTGCCGGGCTTGCGGACAAAATCCCGAATCTGCAGGAGCGCTGCGACTGGATTTTCAAGAATCAGCTCTATGGCATTGCCATCACCGAGCTGACTTCGCTGCTGTCCAGAAGGTCGGTTTACTGCTCGAAGTATCCGAACAGTTCGTTTTCAATTACGCAGTTTGATGATATACAGGGGAATGTACTTTTTCACAAAGTCAAACACAAATGGGACCGAAATGATTCTAAAGGACATTGCATTTACTGCGGGATAAGTTATGGAAACGAGCTTAATGATATCAAACGTGAAGGAATGGAGAATCACGCATACGAATTTATACATACGTTACACCCGGAGGAAATATTTAATATGAAGTTTGATGTGATAATTAGTAATCCTCCATATCAACTCAGTGATGGAGGTGGTGGTGCTGGCAAGAGTGCGTCACCTATTTATCAGAAATTTGTGCAACAAGCAAAGAAGCTCAATCCAAGGTACATGACGATGATCACGCCATCTCGTTGGTTAAATGGCGGCAAGGGCCTTGATTCATATCGTCAGGAGATGCTCCAAGACAAAAGGCTCGTAAAGTTAGTTGATTATGCAGACTCAAAGGATTGCTTTCCAGGTGTAGATATCCCTGGCGGCATCAGCTATTTCTTATGGTCAAGAGATTCAAGCAATGATGACTGTACCATCGTAAACGTTAATAAAGGTGGTATAGAAACGTCGATGGTTCGGAACTTGAATGAATTTCCAACCTTTATTCGCAATAATGAAGCTGTGGCAATTGTCCGTAAAGTGAAAGCTTTCAAAGAAAAAACGATGGCTGATCAAGTGCTATCAAGAAGACCATTTGGGTTAGATTCGGCCACTCCTTTTGATGAGGATGGAGACGTGACACTTAGGAGCAGTAAAGGCCTTGGGAAAATCAGACATGCTTGCATTACACAGGGCAAGAATATTTTGAATAAGTGGAAGGTCATTGTCTCAAAGGTCTCTTTTGAGCACGCAGGTGTTCCCGATAAGAACGGTCAGATGCGTGTCCTTTCTGTGGTTCAAAAGCTACCTCCAAATTCTGCTTGCACGGAGAGTTATCTCGTCGCAGGAGTATATGAAGATGAGGAGCAAGCTGACAACCTAATATCGTATTTAAATACAAAATTTGCTCGATTTCTTATGATGCAAATGCTGGCATCTATGAATATGTCAAAGTCATCTTATTCATATGTGCCTGTACAAGACTTTAGTAGACCTTGGTCCGACAAAGAATTGTATGAAAAATATAATTTGTCGGGTGCTGAGCAAACTTATATTGAAGATGCTATTTTGCCGATGCCCGGTGAGGGAGGTGAAGACTGA
- a CDS encoding GIY-YIG nuclease family protein, translating to MADIFDQYVHPKTEVKPIIYAYSDTRFPGCLKVGYTDRPIEVRMHEHYPTLTPGQSYKVEYVESALNADGAIFMDHDVHRMLEAHGFHAQKSPDGKKSEWYKCSVDDVKAAILAVKTSSLNLENRTQNFRMRPEQARAVRMTKAYFESETKRNPNHTAKFLWNAKMRFGKTFTSYELAKAMDMKRVLILTFKPAVEESWETDLLSHMDFEGWQFYSREVSQETGIRPQDLDQSKPIVCFGSFQDFLGTNAAGGIKAKNEWVHTTNWDLVIFDEYHFGAWRENAKHLFEKEDEDSYDDLDIDKYKKDEADNAVNEDFLPITTKYYLFLSGTPFRALNTGEFMEDQIFSWTYSDEQKAKENWDDNDGPNPYASMPEMVMMTYRIPDEIRRIAYNEDFNEFDLNVFFAAKPEVEGHPETAQFVYKDYVQKWLSLIRGAYMPSTVDDLKLGQNAKPVMPYSDARMLSVLNHTLWFLPNVASCYAMANLLAEKQNVFYHDYTVNVCAGTAAGVGLAALEPVRESMDPPLETKTITLSCGKLTTGVTIKPWTGIFMLRNLSSPETYFQAAFRVQSPWTVKKEDGTEEILKENCYIFDFALDRALRQISDYSCRLNISESNPEKKVGDFIHFLPVLAFDGSTMTAVSASDILDITMAGTSATLLARRWESALLVNVDNETLQRLLDSDEAMKAIMNIEGFRSLNKDIETIINKSNAVKKAKAEKGDDMTPKEKKELSQEEKEYKSKRKEIQEKLIKFATRIPIFMYLTDFREYSLKDVITQFEPGLFKKVTGLTVEDFELLVSLGIFNDSLMNSAVYNFKRYEDASLEYTGISKHAEDEDVGLFSTVISKDEYKDMASAQTASMQENPFKKTVIIEQPIQQPKPAPAKPKVVPINQGYSVPGLERGSYVAEKPAPYDAKPKFKEVDLSKFRVGTIVTHKKYGEGKVTGIKSGKVMVSFDVANKTFLFPDAIEKGFLTVKEW from the coding sequence ATGGCTGATATTTTTGATCAATATGTTCATCCGAAAACAGAAGTCAAGCCGATCATCTACGCCTATTCCGATACACGTTTTCCGGGCTGCTTGAAGGTCGGCTATACAGACAGGCCAATCGAAGTGCGTATGCACGAGCACTATCCGACGCTTACTCCGGGTCAGTCGTACAAGGTTGAATACGTCGAATCCGCTCTCAATGCTGACGGAGCAATCTTCATGGACCATGATGTTCACCGAATGCTGGAAGCACACGGCTTCCATGCGCAGAAGTCTCCGGACGGCAAAAAGAGCGAATGGTACAAGTGCTCGGTTGATGATGTGAAAGCCGCTATCCTTGCCGTCAAGACATCATCTCTCAACCTTGAGAACCGCACGCAGAATTTTCGTATGCGCCCGGAACAGGCCCGCGCTGTCCGGATGACAAAGGCTTACTTTGAATCCGAGACAAAGCGGAATCCGAATCATACGGCGAAGTTCCTTTGGAACGCGAAGATGCGTTTTGGTAAGACGTTCACGTCCTATGAACTTGCCAAGGCGATGGACATGAAGCGGGTGCTGATTCTGACCTTTAAACCCGCTGTTGAGGAATCGTGGGAAACCGATCTGCTCTCACACATGGATTTCGAGGGCTGGCAGTTCTATTCCCGTGAGGTCTCTCAGGAAACAGGAATTCGACCACAGGATCTGGATCAGTCGAAGCCGATTGTCTGCTTTGGCTCATTCCAAGACTTCCTCGGCACGAATGCCGCTGGTGGCATCAAGGCCAAGAACGAATGGGTGCATACGACGAACTGGGATCTGGTCATCTTCGATGAGTACCACTTTGGCGCATGGCGTGAGAACGCTAAGCACCTGTTTGAGAAAGAGGACGAGGACAGCTACGACGATCTGGATATCGATAAGTACAAAAAAGATGAGGCCGATAATGCTGTCAACGAGGACTTCCTGCCGATCACGACAAAGTACTATCTCTTCCTGTCCGGTACGCCTTTCCGGGCTCTGAACACCGGCGAGTTCATGGAGGATCAGATCTTCTCATGGACATATTCCGATGAGCAGAAAGCGAAAGAAAACTGGGACGACAATGACGGCCCGAATCCGTATGCGTCTATGCCGGAAATGGTCATGATGACTTATCGGATTCCGGACGAAATCCGTCGTATCGCCTACAACGAGGATTTTAACGAGTTTGACCTGAACGTGTTCTTTGCCGCGAAACCGGAAGTCGAAGGACACCCAGAGACGGCGCAGTTCGTCTATAAGGACTATGTCCAGAAGTGGCTTTCTCTTATCCGTGGCGCTTATATGCCCTCAACTGTCGACGATCTGAAGCTTGGCCAGAATGCCAAGCCAGTTATGCCATACTCTGATGCTCGAATGCTGTCGGTGTTGAACCATACGCTGTGGTTCCTGCCGAACGTGGCCTCCTGCTACGCTATGGCGAACCTGCTCGCCGAGAAGCAGAACGTTTTCTACCATGACTACACCGTCAATGTCTGCGCCGGAACAGCAGCAGGCGTAGGACTCGCTGCGCTTGAACCGGTGCGTGAGTCTATGGACCCGCCGCTCGAGACAAAAACCATCACGCTCTCTTGCGGCAAGCTGACGACCGGCGTGACGATCAAGCCGTGGACGGGTATTTTCATGCTGCGGAACCTGTCCTCTCCGGAGACATATTTCCAGGCTGCATTCCGCGTGCAGTCTCCTTGGACAGTTAAGAAGGAAGATGGTACAGAGGAAATCCTCAAAGAGAATTGCTACATCTTTGACTTTGCCCTTGACCGTGCATTGAGACAAATTTCCGATTACAGCTGCCGCTTGAACATCTCAGAATCAAATCCAGAAAAGAAGGTGGGAGACTTCATTCATTTCCTGCCGGTACTGGCTTTTGATGGAAGCACGATGACAGCCGTTTCTGCGTCCGACATTCTGGATATTACGATGGCCGGTACGTCTGCAACACTTCTCGCACGCCGCTGGGAATCCGCTCTGCTTGTCAACGTGGACAATGAGACGTTGCAGCGGCTGCTTGACAGCGACGAAGCCATGAAAGCCATTATGAACATTGAAGGCTTCCGTAGCCTCAATAAGGACATTGAGACGATTATCAATAAATCGAACGCCGTTAAGAAAGCTAAGGCTGAAAAAGGCGACGACATGACTCCGAAGGAAAAGAAGGAGCTGTCGCAGGAGGAAAAGGAATACAAGAGCAAACGTAAAGAAATACAGGAGAAGCTCATCAAGTTTGCAACAAGAATCCCGATTTTCATGTATCTGACGGATTTTCGCGAATACAGCTTGAAGGATGTCATCACCCAATTCGAGCCGGGACTTTTCAAGAAAGTTACTGGTCTAACTGTGGAGGATTTCGAGCTGCTCGTCTCCCTTGGAATCTTCAATGACTCGCTCATGAACAGCGCTGTCTACAACTTCAAACGCTATGAAGACGCGTCTCTTGAATATACAGGCATCAGCAAACATGCCGAGGATGAAGATGTCGGTCTGTTCAGTACGGTCATTTCCAAGGATGAGTACAAGGATATGGCCTCCGCGCAGACGGCTTCCATGCAGGAGAACCCATTCAAGAAGACTGTCATCATCGAGCAGCCAATTCAGCAGCCGAAACCCGCACCAGCCAAACCGAAGGTCGTGCCGATTAATCAGGGTTACTCTGTACCTGGCTTGGAGCGCGGTTCCTATGTCGCAGAAAAACCTGCTCCATACGACGCTAAGCCAAAATTCAAAGAGGTCGACCTGTCGAAATTCCGTGTTGGTACTATCGTCACACACAAGAAGTACGGTGAGGGCAAAGTGACGGGAATCAAATCGGGCAAGGTCATGGTTTCCTTTGATGTGGCGAATAAGACGTTCTTGTTCCCGGATGCCATTGAGAAGGGATTCTTAACGGTTAAGGAATGGTAG
- a CDS encoding AAA family ATPase encodes MFDKFRLKEVLVQYKKDFLPKHWKDEKYKWEAVKCFQDNWDVKAEDFADMLSRSLSKTYNLLASMNNFPARMITGFAKTAPEEVRAMYIDLFDETKEVYERINAFKMQSSILLEKYGNGAGQHYQYENAITTYLWLRYPDKYYIYKFGEVKAASDVLESDYRFKKGAYADNIRNFYKFYDEICEELKQDTELVNLFRSQLTSDCYPDPELKTLTFDVGFYISREYSKKDSGDPDNNVWFPSQEEYAPGITVQEWVALLNDKSVFTQSSLEIMKRFKDYGGAATCTQLAVKYGESKNFYNAGSVGLAKRVVEKTGCPVMPRDSDNSRWWPVLYVGRHATKDEDGGYIWRLRSELSDALDQVDLKDVDLYAKSDDGEEEHGYWWLNANPKIWSFSDLQVGEVQDYTLFNENGNKRRVFQNFIDAKAGDLVIGYESNPVKQVVALVKVSAANDGQKIYFEKTESLANPIDYQTLKECPELEKMEFFQNPNGSFFKLTKGEYEFIMDMIRDENPLNTEVKIPPYTKEDFLSEVYMTEEKYDRLAGVLLNKMNIILQGAPGVGKTFAAKRLAYSLMGEKDDSRIEFVQFHQNYSYEDFMMGYKPSGDSFELKYGVFYRFCKKAENQPDKKYFFIIDEINRGNLSKIFGELLMLIEKDYRGTKATLAYNGMPFTVPENLYIIGMMNTADRSLAMIDYALRRRFSFFEIEPGFESKGFSDYQRTLENDTFDELIKKVIELNEEISRDKSLGKGFCIGHSYFCGRTKKTCTDEWMQSVVDYDILPMLQEYWFDDDSKVQRWDNILHGVFQ; translated from the coding sequence ATGTTTGACAAATTTCGTTTGAAAGAGGTGCTCGTCCAGTACAAGAAGGATTTCCTTCCGAAGCACTGGAAAGACGAAAAATATAAGTGGGAAGCGGTTAAATGCTTTCAGGACAACTGGGATGTGAAAGCGGAGGACTTTGCTGATATGCTCAGCCGGTCTCTCTCCAAAACCTATAACCTTCTTGCCTCGATGAATAATTTCCCGGCACGAATGATTACCGGTTTCGCCAAGACTGCGCCGGAGGAAGTCCGGGCGATGTATATTGACCTTTTTGACGAGACCAAGGAAGTCTACGAGCGGATCAACGCATTCAAAATGCAGTCATCTATTCTGCTCGAAAAGTACGGAAACGGAGCCGGACAACATTATCAGTATGAGAATGCCATCACGACATACCTGTGGCTGCGATATCCGGACAAGTACTACATCTATAAGTTCGGTGAGGTAAAGGCAGCGTCCGATGTCCTCGAAAGCGACTACCGCTTCAAGAAAGGCGCATACGCGGATAATATCCGGAATTTCTATAAATTCTATGATGAAATCTGTGAGGAACTGAAACAGGATACAGAGCTGGTAAACCTGTTCCGAAGTCAACTTACAAGCGACTGCTATCCAGATCCGGAACTGAAAACGCTGACCTTCGATGTAGGGTTCTACATCTCGCGGGAATATTCTAAGAAAGATAGCGGCGATCCCGATAATAATGTGTGGTTCCCGTCACAGGAAGAATATGCGCCCGGCATCACTGTTCAGGAATGGGTGGCACTGCTGAATGATAAAAGTGTCTTTACACAGAGCAGCCTTGAAATTATGAAGCGCTTCAAGGACTACGGCGGCGCAGCCACCTGCACACAGCTTGCTGTCAAATACGGCGAGAGCAAGAACTTTTATAACGCCGGTTCTGTAGGATTGGCAAAACGAGTCGTCGAGAAGACCGGATGCCCGGTTATGCCGAGAGATTCTGATAATTCCAGATGGTGGCCTGTCCTCTATGTTGGCAGGCATGCTACAAAAGACGAAGACGGCGGGTACATTTGGAGACTTCGGAGCGAACTCTCCGATGCCTTGGATCAGGTCGATTTGAAGGACGTGGACCTCTATGCAAAATCTGATGACGGCGAAGAAGAACATGGCTACTGGTGGCTGAATGCGAATCCGAAGATCTGGAGCTTTTCAGATCTGCAGGTCGGCGAAGTGCAGGACTACACGCTCTTCAACGAGAATGGCAACAAGCGCCGTGTGTTCCAGAACTTTATTGACGCCAAGGCAGGCGATCTCGTCATTGGCTATGAATCGAATCCGGTCAAGCAGGTTGTAGCTCTTGTGAAGGTCAGTGCGGCGAACGACGGCCAGAAGATTTATTTTGAAAAGACAGAGTCGCTTGCAAACCCGATTGACTACCAGACGCTGAAGGAATGCCCTGAACTGGAGAAGATGGAGTTCTTCCAGAATCCGAATGGCAGCTTCTTCAAGCTGACAAAAGGCGAATATGAATTCATCATGGACATGATCCGTGATGAGAATCCGCTGAATACTGAGGTAAAGATTCCACCTTATACGAAGGAGGACTTCCTATCTGAGGTTTACATGACCGAGGAGAAATATGATCGGCTGGCTGGTGTGCTCCTGAACAAGATGAACATCATCCTGCAGGGTGCTCCAGGTGTCGGTAAGACATTCGCTGCAAAGCGCCTCGCCTACTCACTGATGGGTGAAAAGGATGACAGCCGGATTGAATTCGTGCAGTTTCATCAGAATTATTCCTATGAGGATTTCATGATGGGCTATAAACCGTCCGGCGACAGCTTCGAGCTGAAGTATGGCGTGTTCTATCGTTTCTGCAAGAAGGCCGAGAATCAGCCGGATAAGAAGTACTTCTTCATTATTGACGAAATCAACCGCGGAAATCTCAGTAAGATTTTTGGCGAACTTCTGATGCTGATCGAGAAGGATTATCGCGGCACAAAGGCTACGCTTGCCTATAATGGCATGCCTTTTACTGTGCCGGAAAATCTGTACATCATCGGCATGATGAACACGGCAGACCGCAGCCTTGCGATGATCGACTATGCTCTTCGTCGGAGGTTCAGCTTCTTTGAGATTGAACCGGGTTTTGAATCAAAAGGCTTTAGTGACTATCAGCGGACACTGGAGAACGATACATTTGATGAGCTGATCAAGAAAGTCATCGAATTGAATGAGGAAATCAGCCGGGATAAATCTCTTGGCAAAGGTTTCTGTATCGGGCACAGCTATTTCTGCGGCAGAACGAAGAAAACCTGCACCGACGAATGGATGCAGTCAGTTGTGGATTATGACATTCTCCCGATGCTTCAGGAGTACTGGTTTGACGACGACAGCAAGGTGCAGCGGTGGGATAACATCCTGCACGGAGTATTTCAATGA
- the mcrC gene encoding 5-methylcytosine-specific restriction endonuclease system specificity protein McrC, with product MTKDKSIFIKNIYYMLSYAFTTLKESVYDDIQKESFENIHNLFAAILAKGIGLQLKQGLYREYINRVETLPVVRGKIDMPGTIRNRLGRRQVVTCDYDELSENNLLNQILKSTVFLLLRQRDVDEKYKAELKKEMLFFSEVDQIELQHIRWSDIRFQRNNRTYQLLLVICQLLIEGSLLTTESGEYRLASFVDEQRMSRLYEKFILEYYAQEFGQRLKGFSSRALQIPWQLDDGYDALLPVMQTDITLTYGNQTLIIDAKYYERTLQTNFDVQTLHSGNMYQIFTYVKNKEAELEGTGHQVSGMLLYAKTDEDLVPDNVYQMSGNQISVKTLDLNQEFPEIAGQLNKIVEDHFMVMLPDAV from the coding sequence ATGACAAAGGATAAAAGCATATTCATAAAAAACATCTACTATATGCTGTCCTATGCGTTTACTACGCTCAAAGAGTCCGTCTACGACGATATTCAGAAAGAGTCATTCGAGAACATCCATAACCTGTTTGCGGCGATTCTGGCAAAAGGTATAGGCCTTCAGCTGAAGCAGGGACTTTATCGGGAATACATCAATCGGGTGGAGACACTTCCTGTTGTCCGCGGCAAAATTGATATGCCGGGTACAATCCGAAACCGGCTGGGACGCAGACAGGTTGTAACCTGTGATTACGACGAGCTTTCCGAGAATAACCTGCTGAACCAGATTCTTAAATCCACGGTCTTCCTGCTGCTTCGACAGAGGGATGTAGACGAGAAATACAAGGCGGAACTGAAAAAGGAGATGCTCTTTTTCTCGGAAGTGGATCAGATCGAGCTACAGCACATTCGCTGGTCGGATATCCGCTTTCAGAGAAATAATCGGACGTACCAGCTGCTTCTTGTAATCTGCCAGCTGCTGATAGAAGGCTCGCTACTTACAACTGAAAGCGGCGAATACCGACTGGCGAGCTTTGTGGATGAGCAGCGGATGAGCAGGTTGTATGAGAAGTTCATTCTGGAATACTATGCGCAGGAGTTCGGGCAGCGACTGAAGGGATTCTCTTCGAGGGCGTTGCAGATCCCGTGGCAGCTTGACGACGGTTACGATGCTCTGCTTCCGGTGATGCAGACGGACATCACGCTGACATACGGGAATCAGACGCTCATCATCGATGCAAAATATTATGAGCGGACGCTGCAGACGAACTTCGATGTGCAGACACTGCATTCGGGCAACATGTATCAGATCTTCACCTATGTGAAAAACAAGGAAGCGGAACTTGAAGGCACCGGGCATCAAGTGTCGGGGATGCTTCTGTACGCCAAGACTGATGAAGACCTTGTCCCAGACAATGTGTACCAGATGAGCGGGAATCAGATCTCGGTGAAGACTCTGGATCTGAATCAGGAGTTTCCGGAGATTGCTGGGCAGCTGAATAAGATTGTAGAAGATCATTTCATGGTGATGCTTCCTGACGCAGTTTAG